A single window of Deltaproteobacteria bacterium DNA harbors:
- a CDS encoding SGNH/GDSL hydrolase family protein yields MARWLDGKRWMAAGLGFAGTIALLVLWNFYLEVRYPSPFSAYVRDNELEYRIRWLDPVRPETIELRGRLHPVRGLPGGFRILMLGGSTTNGHQITGWENVWPARMEHQFRSMGLDAEVMNAADLGYSCEHILIVAKRLIPLLRPDLVIFMEGWNWPGIAEPLNWSPFPRLPKGLRWLNPAVDSRLFVDFRNRTVRFMGEWGAWHGMISPGEFHRIKREHRYRLARCVRELDDELSALNATHVIVIPPSFLTAEKAAADDLAAYEPMLWIFNYCRTKSLEETVACHLAERQAMRGGLEDALAGTHQWKAVIDGESFAPPEWSTRVRYFMDHMHMTIEGNEQFGRHVAGELMGRGLLPLPSGKDASGGR; encoded by the coding sequence ATGGCCAGATGGCTTGATGGAAAGCGGTGGATGGCGGCGGGACTGGGGTTCGCCGGCACCATTGCCCTGCTTGTCTTGTGGAATTTCTACCTTGAGGTCCGGTATCCGTCTCCGTTTTCCGCCTACGTGCGGGACAATGAACTGGAGTACCGGATCCGCTGGCTCGATCCGGTTCGGCCGGAAACCATCGAACTCCGGGGGCGGTTGCACCCGGTCCGGGGCCTTCCGGGCGGTTTCCGGATACTCATGCTGGGCGGATCTACCACCAACGGCCACCAGATCACGGGCTGGGAGAATGTCTGGCCGGCACGGATGGAGCATCAGTTCCGGAGCATGGGCCTGGACGCCGAGGTCATGAATGCCGCCGATCTCGGCTATTCCTGCGAACATATCCTGATCGTGGCGAAACGGCTGATTCCCCTGCTCCGGCCGGACCTTGTGATTTTCATGGAAGGGTGGAACTGGCCGGGTATCGCCGAACCGCTCAACTGGTCGCCGTTCCCGCGGCTGCCAAAGGGCCTCCGGTGGCTGAACCCGGCCGTTGACAGCCGCCTGTTCGTGGATTTCCGGAACCGGACGGTCCGGTTCATGGGCGAGTGGGGCGCATGGCATGGCATGATTTCGCCCGGCGAATTCCACCGCATCAAGCGGGAACACCGGTACCGCCTTGCCCGGTGCGTGAGGGAACTGGATGATGAGCTTTCAGCCCTGAATGCCACCCATGTTATTGTCATTCCTCCGTCATTTCTTACGGCGGAAAAGGCGGCTGCGGACGACCTCGCCGCCTACGAACCCATGCTCTGGATATTCAACTACTGCCGCACGAAAAGTCTGGAAGAAACAGTCGCCTGTCATTTGGCCGAACGGCAGGCCATGCGCGGCGGGCTGGAAGATGCCCTGGCAGGAACCCACCAGTGGAAGGCCGTGATCGATGGAGAAAGTTTTGCGCCGCCCGAATGGTCCACACGTGTGCGGTATTTCATGGATCACATGCATATGACAATAGAAGGCAACGAGCAGTTCGGCCGTCATGTCGCCGGTGAACTGATGGGGCGCGGTCTCCTGCCGCTGCCATCGGGAAAGGACGCATCCGGTGGCCGGTAA